A segment of the Chloroflexota bacterium genome:
ACAAAGTGTCGCGCGGGCCGTTGGAGTGGGCCGTCGTCATTGAGCCGTCGTGGCCGGTGTTCATGGCCTGGAGCATGTCCAGAGCCGCCTCGTCACGAATCTCGCCGACGACGATGCGATCGGGCCTCATACGCAAAGCATTCACCACCAGATGCTGAATGGTGACCTCGCCCTTGCCTTCAATATTGGCCGGCCTGGACTCCAGCGTCACCACATGCTCCTGGCGCAACTGCAACTCGGCCGCGTTCTCAATGGTCAGAATACGTTCGTCGGCCGGAATGAAACCGGAGAGGATATTGAGGAAAGTCGTCTTGCCGGAGCCGGTGCCGCCCGACACCACAATGTTCAGGCGGGCAATCACGCAGGCCTTCATGAACTCCATCGCCTCAGGCGTAATTGCCCCAAAGCCAATATATTGCTCGACAGTGATCGGTTTCTTGGCAAACTTCCGGATGGTCAAAGTTGGCCCGACCAATGAGATGGGCGGGATTACCGCGTTCACGCGGGAACCATCGGGCAGGCGGGCGTCTACGTAGGGGCTGGACTCGTCAATGCGGCGGCCTAACGGGGCGACGATGCGGTCAATGATCCGCATCAGGTGTTCATCGCTTTCAAATGTCACCGGAACCCGGTGTAACTTGCCTTTCCGTTCAACGTACAGATTCTTGGACCCGTTGACCATGACTTCGGTGATGCTCTCATCGCTCAACAAAGGCTCCAGCGGCCCAAAGCCGAGAATTTCGGCTACGATCTGTTCAAAAAGGCGTTTGCGTTCAGCCCGGGCCAGGATGATGTTTTCTTCGTTGAGGATCGACTCGTAAAGGTCTTCAATCGTCTTTCGAACTTCGGCGGTGCGCGTCACATCCATGGACGGGTCGAGCTGTTGCAGAAGCTTGTTTTGCACCCGTGTTTTGAGATCGAGATAATTGTCCTTCGACGCCGCCTGGCCGCCAGCGGGCGCCTCCGTCCGGCGCATTCGAAGTTCACCCAGCTTCGAGGCTTGTTCACCGCTTGGAGCGCCGCCGGGCGCCGAGGGTTGCGCTCCCGGAGATTGCTGGGATGCCGTTTGACCAATGCGTTTTAGTAATGACACGCCTCATCACCTTTCCTCACCAGGTTTAACACCGGGCAAGACTATCCCCCAAACAGCCGGCGGGGAGCAGGCTTCTTGCTCTTTTCGTCGCTCGCCGTTGCCGCTTGAGAAGGTGCGTCCTTTTCAACCACCGGCATAAAGCTGGCCTTCAGTTTGTTGGCCATGTCAACAATGGCTTGTGCGATCGGAAGGTTGCGGCCATTGACGACGATTGGGACGCCGTTGTTGATCGAATACAGGACACGATCGTCCAGCGGAATCTGGGCCACAATTTCATGCTTGATTGAATCCTGAATATTCGCCGCCGTGATGCCGCCGCGTTTGTCCACTTTGTTCAGAACGAACATCACCCGGTCAGCCGGGTAGTTCAACGCCTCAACCAGATCAAAAAAAATACGGGCATCTTTGATGGCTGGAATGTCTGGTGTTGTCACCAGAACGATTTTATCTGAAACATCGAAAATTGAGAGGATGATATCTGTCAGGGCTGATGAGGTATCAACAATGACATAAGCATATTGATGGCGCAACGCTTCCAGGGCTTTTTTCACCTGGGCCGCCGTGACCACATCGGCCTGCTCCGGGCTGGAGGGCGCCAACAACACCTTCAGCCCTGAGTTGTGAGGCATGGTCACGCTGGCGATAAAATCCTGATCCAGCTCTTCTGCCCGCTCGAAGATTTCGATGACGTTGTGCTGGGTCTTCAGATTCAGAAAAACGGCCAGGTCACCAAACTGGAGATTACAATCAATCAACAACGTCCTGGTTTCTTCGGAATGAAGCGCCAGCGCCAGATTGGTTGCCAGCAACGTGCAACCCACCCCGCCTTTGGCGCTGTAAACGGCAATGATTTTCCCTTCGGTGGCCACCGCCGCCGAAGCGCCTGCGCCCGGCGCTGACTGGGCCACCACCGGCGTAATTCGCGATTTGCTGATCTCGTAAGAGCGGCGAATGGCGCTGATCAACTCGTCACCAGACGGCGGCTTGTTCAAGAAATCGCGCGCCCCGGCGATCATGGCTCGCCGGAAGTAATCTTGATCGCCCTGAACCGACAAAATAATGATTTGCGCTGAAGGCACATCCTTGACGATGAGTTCGGTCGCGGTAATGCCGTCCATGTCCGGCATATTAATGTCCATCAGCACGACGTTGGGGCGTTTCTCTTTGGCGGCCGCAACGGCTTCCCGGCCGGTCTTTGCCATGCCGACGATCTCAATATCCGCCTCGAACTGAAGCAGTTTCTTTATGTTTTCTCGAAACTCAACGCTATCATCAACGATGAGCACATTGATTTTTTGACCAGGAGGCATATCGTCTCTAAACGACCTCAGTAAAACTCAATGCACAGCATTCCACTTTTTGGGCAGAATGCTGTGCATGACAAGTAACGAACTAGACTACGGACACCCGGTTCCCAGGCACACGAAAGTGCCATCAGGCAAGGGAATAATAACCGGAGGGTTGTCGTTAGGCAGCACCGGCGGATTGACATCGCGCACTGCCGGCTGAACCCCATACGGCAATTGTGTCGGAACTGAAATGCGGAAACGTTCAATGGTGTATTGCAATGTCACGCTCTCCGTGTCCACACGAGTGGTATCGCCGGCGGCTCGCAAGGCAAATGTAAAGCGGGCCTTCGAATCCAGGAAGTAGGTCAACACGACGGCGTCCTGAGGCGACACGATCAGGGTGATGATGTCTGGCGGGGGAACCGGAGTCGGGGGCGGCGGCGCGGTGCCTTCGGGCAACGGCGTAGGTGTTGGCTCATTGTCTGCCAGCTCTTGAAAATTACCAACCCCCAACACAACTGCATCCTGCACAATTTGCTGAACCACCAAACGCGGGCGCTGTTCTTCGGACGGCTGGACAAAGAACGGGATCGTAAGCCCGCCTTCCCCTTCGCTGAACTTAACCTGCCCTTCAACGCCAATGGGTTGCAATGCGAACGTGGTTGCGCCCGTCAGAGGGTCTGCAGTGACGTTGGTGAACAAAGAGGCGGTGCTTGGGGTGATGGTCTGGGTGGCCTCTTCAAGGTCTGCAAACAACAACGACACCAACACATTCAGATGATCGCCTTCCTGCAAGGCGTAGCCAACGCCCGAAAGCCGGTTCAGTGGGACGGCCAGCGCCACCTGACCGGGCGGTATCCGCAGTGCGGCATCTGACCCGATTGAACTTAACCCATCAGGCCCATCAGAAATTAACGTGGTCAAAACCGGTTCGCCGCGTTCGATGTCGTAGCGAGCCAGCTTGCCGATGACCAGGGCCGTGTCGGTAATAGCGGTGGTTGGCCTGGCTTCTACTGGCCAGGGCGCAAGCCCCAGGGCCTCAGCCGGAATGGGTTGGCCGCGCGGCAAAGGCTGAACCGCAATCACAATTTGAGTCACCTCAACCGGCGCGACCTGTGTCTGTCCTTCGACAGCAGGGGGAGTTGGCTCACCCCCACCAGGGTTAAATATGCCCTGCCCGAACAAGACTACAACTAACGCGACAGTAGCCAGTAATAATAAGAGACCTATCAAGATTAGCAAACGACCACGTTGCATTCCATCCTCCTTATAGAGCAGATTTACAGCCTGCGACAGGGAGTATGATACTTTGATCAGTTGAAAAGTCAAGCGAACCAGCGCCGCCCCGGCCAGCCCGCCAGATTTTCTCAGGATTAAGACATAGAGCCTCACCCGGTTGGGATGAGGCTCTACTTTGGGCAATTGGCTATGTGCCTAGCATCTAATATGGTTAGATGTTAGAAACGATATTCGAGAACACGTTACCGATAGCCGGGCCGAGCAACGCCAGAATGACGATAACAACGACGGCCACCAAAACAAGAATCAACGCATATTCTACCAAGCCTTGCCCTTTTTCCTTCGGGATAAACAACATTTGCTTTCACCTCCTTTCGTTTCAAGTTTGTACATACAACCACCAAAAAATTATAATGCAAATCAGCAACAGTGCAATAGGACTACGGTGAGCGCAAAGCTACATAAGAGCATTAATGCTGCCAACCGGAATTTCAAGCGCGGCTCTTGTGCCCTGCCCTAGTGTGCTGTCAATCTGCAATTGTCCGCCTAATAGTTCGGCTTTTTCCTTCAGGGTGTTCAACCCAATATGCTTTTGCTCGGGAACCAGCGCGGCGGCAACGTCAAAGCCTTTGCCATTATCTTCAACGGTGATTCGCACCCGAAGATCGTCAATATCCAACGTCACCCGAATTTGATTACCCTGAGAATGCTCACGAGCATTGCTCAACAGTTCTTGAACGCCGCGGAAGGCCAGCACTTCTCGATGCGGTTCAAATCGCCGTTCTTCGCCGGTAATGGTCAACGTGGTCTGGATACCACTTTTCTCTTCAAATGCCTTGACGTACCTGCGAACGGTTGGCACCAGTCCCAAGTCATCCAACATCATGGGTCTGAGTTCGGTAATGAACTCACGCACGCGTTGAAATGTGGAGGTGGCCGTCGTTTTCAAATTCTGAAGTTCGATACGGGCTTGTTCGGGGTTGCTATCGAACAGGCGCGTGACGATCTCGGCTTGCAGGACAAAGTTGGTGAGAGACTGGGCCGGACCGTCATGCATTGTTTTTGAGATACGCTGACGTTCGGCCTCCTGAGCGTCAATGATGCGAACGATCAGGTCAGTGCCGCCACTGACGCCGATGGCTCCGGGCGCAGAGGCGGCCGCCCCTTTCATCATAGCCCCAGGCGCGATATTCCCCAGGTTTTCCAAAACGGTGTTGAGGTATTTTGCGTAGCGGTCGAGGCTGACCTGATCGCTCTGAAGTTTTTCAAGCTGGCCTCGCATCGTAAACAATCTTTGCTGGGCGTCCAAAACCGCATCGTACGTATTCTTGATGTCGTTGCGCGGCACCGTATCGAAGTTCTGCTGGAGCTGGCGCAAGTGGTTGTTGATGGTGGCGTTGCGTTGCGCCAGCTTATCCACTTCGCCCCGGCTCTGTTCCACCAGCAGGGCAATTTCACGCATCTCGCGCTGAGTGCGTTCTACCTCTTCACGAGTGAAATCCATGAGTTCTTGCAAACCGTTACCGGCCATTGTCGCTCCGACTCCGTGCTAAGCTTTCGAGTCTTGAAGGCGCACCCAACCGTGGCGCAGGGCATAAACCGCCGCCTGGGTGCGATCTTCAACATCCAATTTATGCAATATCGCAGTCATGTGGTTCTTGACAGTTTGATGGCTAATGCCTAGCGCAAAGGCAATTTCTTTGTTGCTCAAGCCGCGTGTCACATACTGAAGAATTTGCATCTCTCGCGGCGAGAGCGGGGAAAATAGCTCCTGGGAGTCGTCAACATAGGGGCGATTGATCTGGCTCACGCCCTTGTCCATCCAGCTTTCAATGCCCTCGCGGTCAAACAATTGATCGCCAACGACATAGTGGCCGCGCAAAACCTGGCGAATGACTTCCACCAGTTTTGTCGGTTCAACGTCCTTCGGGCAGTACGCCGCCGCCCCGGCCCGGAAGGCGTGCAGAGCCTGCTCCGAGTCGTCGTAAGCTGTGAGCATGATGACGTTGATCTTGCGGCGGTCAGACTTAATATGCCGAGTAACCTGCAAGCCGTTCATCCCCGGCAAATTAATATCCATCAAAACTACATCGGGGTTGAGAGAGGCAATAAGCTCCAGGGCTTCTTTGCCGTCTGCCCCCTCGCCCACCACAACCAGGTCAGACTCCGAACGCAACAGGTCACGCAACCCCTGGCGAAACAATGGATGATCATCAATTATTAGAAGGCCAGCCTTATCCATGAAATGCTCCACCTGCAATCAGATAGGTATTTATTCTCATGGTACACGAGTATAGCACAAGCGTTAGGCGGCGCGCAAACGCGAGCGCACCCTAACGGATTTCAAGGGCAAAAACGGCCATGTGAGGGATGCCAACCTCGCAAAGCGGCCCGGTCTGAAATACCAGTTTCAGCTTCTCGTCAGAAATGAAAGCCGGGCACCAACCCGGATAATTGATGAAATACTTTGCGCCGCTACTTTGCACAAAAGCCCACAATCGAGAGTCGTTGCCTACGTACGGAATGACTTCTGGCGAGACCAGTCCGGCTAAATCTACCAACTGTACATCAGCAAAATAGCCCAGCGCGCCAATATCATGAGCGGCTATCAACGTGCCGGGCGAAATGTTGGACGCTACCCACTTCGCCGTTGCCGCCATCTCGCTGTTGATGATCCGGTTATCGGCGATTAATGCGCGCAGGCCGATGAGCCAAAATGCAATGGCGACGACGCCCACCGTTAGCACCCATGCCCGGCTGACCACCCGCCGCCACAGCGTGGACGTCGTCACTTGCACCCAATCCCCCGCCCCGCCTCCACCCACGACGATGAGAATCGGAATGACGGGAATCAAATAACGCCCATGCTGATAAGTCACCGGCAGGCGTAACGCATAAGCCACTAAGAAGGTGGTCGCCCAACCCAACATCAGCAGGCGCTGGCGATCTTTGGTGAACAGGCCCGGCCACAACAACGCCAGCGTGCCCACGAAGGGCGCCGAGAAAATTGAAAGAAGCCTTTGCCACAATGGAAGCTCACGCAGGATTGCGTACTCGGCCTGCTTGGCAAAAAACGTGTTCGGCCAGACCTGACCGCTCAAGGCAAAGTTGAAGAGAAAGTAGGGGATGACAACAACAGCGGCCCCGACTACAAATGAGGCCAATTGCCTGAGGCGGCCTCCCCTAACCCAGATCACCAACGCTACAAACGGCAACAACGTCAACCCGTCCGGCCTCGTCCAAACTGCCAACCCGATCAACATTCCAGCCAAAGCGTGGGAGCGGGTTGCGCCCGCAACTGCCGCGAGCCATGCTCCCAGCGTCAACGCGCAAAATAAGGCGGTCTCCATTCCAGAAGCCGCTGCCCAAACCAGGTGCCACTCGATTGCCGCCAGCGCCCCAAGGTAGAACGAGTTGCCAACTCGCCCCACAAGCCAGGCTGTCACGCCGAGCAAGACCGAATTGAGGCCCAGCGTCCACCAGGCGTAATCAATTCGCAAAGCGTAACCGAGCGCCAGCAACATCGTCCACAGCGGTGAGGTTGACCCGGCCG
Coding sequences within it:
- a CDS encoding CpaF family protein, whose protein sequence is MRRTEAPAGGQAASKDNYLDLKTRVQNKLLQQLDPSMDVTRTAEVRKTIEDLYESILNEENIILARAERKRLFEQIVAEILGFGPLEPLLSDESITEVMVNGSKNLYVERKGKLHRVPVTFESDEHLMRIIDRIVAPLGRRIDESSPYVDARLPDGSRVNAVIPPISLVGPTLTIRKFAKKPITVEQYIGFGAITPEAMEFMKACVIARLNIVVSGGTGSGKTTFLNILSGFIPADERILTIENAAELQLRQEHVVTLESRPANIEGKGEVTIQHLVVNALRMRPDRIVVGEIRDEAALDMLQAMNTGHDGSMTTAHSNGPRDTLSRLETMTLMAGMDLPIRAIREQISSAVNVICHLERLRDGSRKVTAIAEVQGMEGDIITTTDIFIFEQTGIENGRVVGRLRPTGLRPKFMDRIEAAGLQLPPSIFGIGDRHRY
- a CDS encoding response regulator, translating into MPPGQKINVLIVDDSVEFRENIKKLLQFEADIEIVGMAKTGREAVAAAKEKRPNVVLMDINMPDMDGITATELIVKDVPSAQIIILSVQGDQDYFRRAMIAGARDFLNKPPSGDELISAIRRSYEISKSRITPVVAQSAPGAGASAAVATEGKIIAVYSAKGGVGCTLLATNLALALHSEETRTLLIDCNLQFGDLAVFLNLKTQHNVIEIFERAEELDQDFIASVTMPHNSGLKVLLAPSSPEQADVVTAAQVKKALEALRHQYAYVIVDTSSALTDIILSIFDVSDKIVLVTTPDIPAIKDARIFFDLVEALNYPADRVMFVLNKVDKRGGITAANIQDSIKHEIVAQIPLDDRVLYSINNGVPIVVNGRNLPIAQAIVDMANKLKASFMPVVEKDAPSQAATASDEKSKKPAPRRLFGG
- the cpaB gene encoding Flp pilus assembly protein CpaB, producing the protein MQRGRLLILIGLLLLLATVALVVVLFGQGIFNPGGGEPTPPAVEGQTQVAPVEVTQIVIAVQPLPRGQPIPAEALGLAPWPVEARPTTAITDTALVIGKLARYDIERGEPVLTTLISDGPDGLSSIGSDAALRIPPGQVALAVPLNRLSGVGYALQEGDHLNVLVSLLFADLEEATQTITPSTASLFTNVTADPLTGATTFALQPIGVEGQVKFSEGEGGLTIPFFVQPSEEQRPRLVVQQIVQDAVVLGVGNFQELADNEPTPTPLPEGTAPPPPTPVPPPDIITLIVSPQDAVVLTYFLDSKARFTFALRAAGDTTRVDTESVTLQYTIERFRISVPTQLPYGVQPAVRDVNPPVLPNDNPPVIIPLPDGTFVCLGTGCP
- a CDS encoding Flp family type IVb pilin, coding for MLFIPKEKGQGLVEYALILVLVAVVVIVILALLGPAIGNVFSNIVSNI
- a CDS encoding sensor histidine kinase, translated to MAGNGLQELMDFTREEVERTQREMREIALLVEQSRGEVDKLAQRNATINNHLRQLQQNFDTVPRNDIKNTYDAVLDAQQRLFTMRGQLEKLQSDQVSLDRYAKYLNTVLENLGNIAPGAMMKGAAASAPGAIGVSGGTDLIVRIIDAQEAERQRISKTMHDGPAQSLTNFVLQAEIVTRLFDSNPEQARIELQNLKTTATSTFQRVREFITELRPMMLDDLGLVPTVRRYVKAFEEKSGIQTTLTITGEERRFEPHREVLAFRGVQELLSNAREHSQGNQIRVTLDIDDLRVRITVEDNGKGFDVAAALVPEQKHIGLNTLKEKAELLGGQLQIDSTLGQGTRAALEIPVGSINALM
- a CDS encoding response regulator transcription factor, which produces MDKAGLLIIDDHPLFRQGLRDLLRSESDLVVVGEGADGKEALELIASLNPDVVLMDINLPGMNGLQVTRHIKSDRRKINVIMLTAYDDSEQALHAFRAGAAAYCPKDVEPTKLVEVIRQVLRGHYVVGDQLFDREGIESWMDKGVSQINRPYVDDSQELFSPLSPREMQILQYVTRGLSNKEIAFALGISHQTVKNHMTAILHKLDVEDRTQAAVYALRHGWVRLQDSKA